One window from the genome of Drosophila albomicans strain 15112-1751.03 chromosome 2L, ASM965048v2, whole genome shotgun sequence encodes:
- the LOC117564620 gene encoding myb-like protein U, producing the protein MKRMSFALILISCCLLGLELNGSSATATLPSMALTRQAIELGIDAPTLGELWRNKQPVVISKPDASGQLHTTTYSLSPDEKSIIVRTDPEEPPAPKLDPIPITTSTTTPSPQTDWEYLPNSIGNRRTFTTTNLGSDWPSLGGSFPLLPGSRDYPSFGFPAGVTPHTQTKTEQDDQGNRVTTTIKTYGTPLFSTSSHSWSTGPQLSANWPSFSFPSGVTPQVTTKKEQDDQGNTVTTTTKVYKSTVPINWFPQTNGGLPESWQRRRDPFAEQRPQFSYGDFSPASNPSSSDPVSQSTPTFLPPLPTRPTLQAEVTPRTITTYNLDSLPTYRETNELPSDNTRVRTFTQSTYGLDPPTTSELTPEMRNLLDRGGITDEDINNARARGEDLVRTRTTPDGRKITTTVRVNSTPVLAPLPTAPPQTNVLYRSQTEAAAAAPAPAESSDKSIDNFLSQVNLKPSDILEHNGEVVKTIVDKDGRVLSARFVLSTAKGDEQGQGQGPPTK; encoded by the exons ATGAAACGGATGAGTTTTGCGCTGATTTTGATCAGCTGCTGTCTGTTGGGACTGGAG CTAAATGGCAGCAGTGCGACTGCAACTTTACCCAGCATGGCGCTAACCAGGCAAGCCATAGAACTTGGCATAGATGCGCCGACATTGGGTGAATTGTGGCGCAACAAACAGCCGGTGGTTATCAGCAAGCCGGACGCATCGGGTCAGCTGCACACAACAACCTATAGTCTCTCGCCCGACGAAAAATCTATTATCGTTCGCACTGACCCCGAGGAGCCGCCAGCTCCCAAGCTGGATCCCATTCCCATTACTACCAGCACCACAACTCCGAGTCCCCAGACCGACTGGGAGTATCTGCCCAATTCAATTGGCAATCGACGTACTTTTACCACCACAAACTTGGGCAGCGATTGGCCTAGTCTTGGCGGCAGCTTTCCCCTTTTGCCTGGCAGTCGTGACTACCCAAGCTTTGGCTTTCCCGCTGGAGTTACACCTCACACACAAACCAAAACGGAGCAGGACGATCAAGGCAACAGGGTGACGACAACAATCAAGACATATGGAACACCACTGTTCAGCACCAGCAGCCACAGTTGGTCAACAGGGCCACAGCTGTCAGCCAATTGGCCAAGCTTTTCATTTCCTAGTGGCGTCACACCTCAGGTGACCACCAAGAAGGAGCAGGACGATCAAGGTAACACTGTGACTACCACCACCAAGGTGTACAAATCAACGGTGCCCATCAACTGGTTCCCGCAAACCAACGGAGGACTGCCCGAAAGCTGGCAGCGTCGACGCGATCCATTTGCCGAGCAAAGACCTCAGTTTTCCTACGGCGACTTTTCGCCAGCATCTAATCCATCATCAAGTGATCCGGTGTCGCAGTCAACTCCAACTTTTCTGCCACCACTTCCAACGCGACCAACGCTACAGGCTGAAGTCACTCCCCGGACCATAACCACCTACAACTTGGATAGTTTGCCCACTTATCGGGAAACTAACGAGCTACCCTCGGACAACACTAGAGTAAGAACTTTCACCCAGAGTACCTATGGCTTAGATCCACCAACGACGAGTGAGTTGACGCCAGAAATGCGCAATCTCCTCGATCGTGGCGGCATCACCGACGAGGACATAAACAATGCCCGGGCCAGGGGCGAAGATTTGGTGCGTACGCGAACAACACCCGACGGCAGAAAAATTACAACCACGGTGCGAGTTAATTCGACGCCAGTTCTTGCTCCGCTTCCTACAGCACCACCTCAAACAAATGTCTTATATCGATCCCagacagaagcagcagcagcagccccaGCACCAGCTGAATCATCGGACAAGTCTATTGACAACTTTCTGTCTCAGGTCAATCTGAAGCCCTCCGATATTCTGGAGCACAACGGTGAAGTGGTCAAGACCATTGTCGATAAGGACGGTCGGGTGCTGAGTGCCAGGTTTGTGCTTAGCACTGCCAAGGGCGACGAGCAGGGTCAAGGACAAGGGCCACCAACGAAATGA